CtcaccataaactgcttttagttagaaaggcttgatttagaccatcctgtATTTATCTTAGTTCCCTGAGTTCTCAAGGCCATTGTGTAGGCTTTTCCTGAGCTTGTCAGATTCAGTTCATGGCCacatcttgatttattaaaaaaaatttctttttcatccaCAGAGCTAAAATTATCAAACTTCTATAAAGTATAGAAGAAAATCTTTGGGACCTTGGCCTAGGCAAAAATACATAAATGGCTAAAATATTAGAGAGAGTTATTGCAGGCAACGAAAGGGTGCCAAGAACTAGGGAATCTGATTATGTCAACTTTGTCCTCCACAAtctgaaacagaaaacaaactatTACCAGCAGGATTTTCAAAATTACTGGTAGAATGAGGAAAATAATACATCTGTAGAATCCTATTTACAAAGCtctttcacatatattttctcaCTTAATTCTCAAAATAGCCTTGTGAAATAGATATAACTACCTCTATTTTCAGGTAGAAGAAATTAACTGAGACTCACTGTATTTACATCGCTAGTGGCAAAGGAGATTGTAACTCAGTGTTTTTCCTGTATAAGAAAACAATGCCCAGCTCAAACTGCTCTTCGCAAACAACTCTACAACCATGTTTATACTAAGTGATCCTACCTCCCTTACTTTACTGAAGCAATCAGATTCTTTTTGGAATCAGACTATAGTGCGTCTCCATGATAGTATGTGTTCAAGATATATACACCTGGAATAGTGAAGTGGCTATATTTTTTAACAAGGTAATGGAGAAGAGACACAATTGgctttaaagaaagaagaatgaagccGATTTAGTGAGAAGAGGCCACGTGGCCAGATGCAAACACATATTCACACTGTGGTAGCCATGATGATGTGCCACCCAAATTCCCCTTCAAAGAAGAATTTGCTACCCAGTCGCATAGACTGCAGCCAGCAGCCTCCAGCCTCCAGCTGTCAGCTCTGCCTGCAGCAAGGCCTCTTTCCCAAGATCATGCCCTCTCTGGAGCAGCCTGTATCAGGTGGTTGAGGCCAGACATAAATAAGAGGTAGTTCTGCCTGGTATGGGACAATCTGAAGTAAAATGCTTTCTCCAAAACTAACCATCAAGTAGGCTAAGGCTTTGCAAGACCTGCATTGCAACTTAAATTCACTCTCTGACCAATcctgctttccttcccttcttctcacaGGTATTGACCCCTAGTAACTCCTGTCAGCACCTATTTCTGAATTACCCAATGTGAACACATCACTGctgtatggccaggagctgcCGCTGTCGCGActatgcacatgcaggttctcattggattcaggcagatgataaagaaacagtggagccaaaaaatggtgggccattcctttattaaagtctcacaccagccaaaTGAGTAAACacacagggttcccaaagccactgacacattctccggttccacaaccaggaaaatctctggtttctcctagaatcaaaggccccaccattCTTAGTAGACCTTGCAGagaccctcacctctggttccccgtcTACACACCTTCTCctgtctgcacaaactggcttcttcttcagcactctgcattctttctgctctcactctgcaaacatggcttctttctgcttctcctccttctctttctcttctctcttttcaaaactttctggtgtgaaaacctctcctctaccaaacattagcaaaacaatggcccttcccaaacaggaaggtaatttgcaatttcacagactcacaaatacctggcactgcccggcgccattttgtaacaataaaagtgcgcaaactcaaaaaatacaaattttacaaactcatttgctcaacaacTGCACATACccatacaaaataaaattcagatttcCGTGCTTTCTGGTTCCTGGTTCCTGTCTCTTGTGGGGACATAGCTGCCTTTCACTTGCTGGCCTTTATCTTAAGCTGTCTCAAGTGCAAACACAGGGCTTTCACCaggacattaatttttttgtttcagtaCTGCCACTCattgttgtggactgtaaatggcaaaaagccactgtagattcgaggcttagcaaaaggctaagttctcccccccttcacctccatattggctatgatgctgagtatttgcactcacttCATTTGCTTCCTTaacttgctggaagcaatttacatgcccttcctctctctctttgtttgttcagatgttggttgatttcacttatgcatggtggggggattcctgtttacaccttgggagagttcctgttttagccttgggtgtgtaactttgtatcaaggactttcttgatttgcatatggctatataataaagcaaactggggctatggggtacttggatattgccatcagcatttgaagagtcctcccggtcccattttttttttcttatttttatttatttattttttctgaagctggaaacggggaggcagtcagacagactcctgcatgtgcccaaccgggatccacccggtacgcccaccagggggcgatgctctgcccatctggggcttcgctccatagcgaccagaaccactccagtgcctgggcagaggccaaggagccatccccagcgcccgggccatcttttttccaatggagccttggctgcaggaggggaagagagagacagagaggaaggagagggggaggggtggagaagcagatgggcgcctcttctgtgtgccctggccaggaatcgaacctgggacttatgcacgccaggccgacgctctaccactgagccaaccggccagggccaggtcccattttttcttgatgagtatgtttccttaattccacaccgttattaggagctgcgctggtctgtGACGACTCATAGTCATGTAatgttgagaaaataatttttttttctctgggtCTTTGCTTTTTTACCTGTCCGTGAAGGGGTCAGGAAATGCCCTTCTAATCTTCACTCTGTAGTCAACCAAACAGTTGACTACACACAGTGCCAACTAAGCCACCAAAGTGATTTCAAACATTGCTAATACACATTTTATCATGGTTTTTCGGCCTCAGCCAAGACACCTTCTTAGAAACCAAACTCAGGTTTCTAGCTATTAAACTACACTCTTTTATTTTGGCAAAGAACCAGCTCCCAAAGTGGTTAGCATTGCATCATGATGCATAGTGCAGGAACGAGAGACAGAGATGATAGGGTATAGCAAGAAGGTTCAATCTTATAGTGAAGAAGCTGGGCTTGAACCTCTACTCCATTGAggtagaaagggaaggaaaacagatTTGAGGAACTGGATAGTATCTTAGTGACAACCCCATGTAACTtgtgtctccctttctctgtccctgccctGATTCTGTTCTTGCAGGCATACCCTGGCTCTAAACTCCAACAATTCAAAGTTCCCTTCTTCAGGACCACCCACACCTCACTTTTCCTTCCAAACTGCCATTTAACAATACCACCAGAAACTCCAACAtttccggttggctcagtggtagagcattggcccagcatgtagaggtctcaggttcaattcctgggcagggcacatagaagaagtccccatctgcttctccacccctccccctctctctgttctctctctctctctctctctctcccccccctctctctttctctctttccctcctgcagccatggctcaattggagtgagttggctcctggtgctgaggatagcttcatgggcTTGCCTCAGcgctaagagcttggttgctgagcaacagagcaacactccagatgagcagagcattgctccctagtgggtttgcagggtggatctcAATGAGgttgtatgtgggagtctgtctctctgcctcccttcctcttactgaattaaaaaactaCAGTCCTACAGTGTTGATTGTTTAGCTTAGGTAAGTGATTAGCTGTGATGCTATGAAGCATCCTTATTGGTTTGACAATTTTCTCTTCAGTGACTAAAatcctttaagtgaaaaaaaatacacagatcacaagaaaaacaaatgtgttGAAATGACAAAAGTTCCAAAATCTTCCAAAGGCTTTATGCTTCTGGTGTCTGATCTGTAGTTCCAGAACTTTCTCTGCAATCTTAAATGGAAATCCAgatgaatttattcttgtgaggGTAAAGACTCCCTCTCAGTGCTCCTCTCTCCCAAATCTTGTCTATCCAGCCCACATGGATTCTTTCTGTCAGCTAGCCCCTTTTCTTAgtataaataaatgtgtaatcTAGTCTGAAAATTCAGTTAGGTGTTTTTTGACTTCATGAGCAGCCAGCAGCTCTAAGTATTTCCAAAAAAAAGGCTGTCTATATTGTTCCTCTGGAAGCTTCTTCCTCACAACCCAGCTATTTCAATGCTCTTTCCAGCACTACGTAATTGGTGGTGCCCCAACTAAGATTTTAAAGTTACCACTCTTCTTAACTTTGCTCACCCTCCCAAAATTCCCATTCCCTGAGCAGTGGGTGAATGAATGACAAAAGCTAAATATCCTGCAAACTACAACAGAATTTGAAGGGTTAGCACAAAACAGCCTACTGCTAAGAAGCCATTTCTTTGGGGTCTCCTTatacagcaataataataataatcatcatcatcatctcaaCATGATGTAAAGATTAGGTGAAAGTGCCTAATGCCCCGtatgttttttagattttctaatcTTGGTAGTTTGAACTTTAAGCCAGTCTCAAGTTCAATGCCCATATGCTGGTTGATACGGAGGGGATGTTACTGACAgagaattgaaataataaaagttaacacCTTCTGTTCTACCTGAAACCTATTAGGAGTCCCAATATATAGCCAGCATATATTGAGTTTGCTTCAGCCACTGCTAGCTTCTTTCCATGCAGGAGTGCATTTGATCTTCACAGTAACGCTAAGAGATTTGTAATACCATCATCTCTAGTGCATAGGTGAAGAAACTAAAGCTTGGAGAAGTGTAGCATAAggcatttctttcattttcatacaTGATCAGATTTACTTTTCAACGCAGATCAGAGTGGGTCTTCCTATTCCAAGCCTATGGTTTAGCTTCTGTCCTAGTACGTCTTCCAGTTTCTTCAGAGTCAAGAATTGTGGTCATGCGCGCCGAGCTGGAAGGGAGGATGCCTCGCAGGAGGCAGGGTTTGGCATAGCCCCGCCCCGAATGCGGGATCACGGGGGCCGTGGCCTCAGTCCTAATCGCTGACTGACGATCTGGGCGGACCGCCGTAGAGCCGTAAAGAGCTCTGGTGAGTCGTGAAGTAGCGAGACGCGAAAGCGTTGCTTTACGACGATTTGGAGCAACACACCAGGTCGGCGTTCACGGCTGATGGCTTCTCTGTGTCAGTCTTCCGCCGGTAATTCATACCTGTGAGCGTGGACGGGCCACGTTGAAAATTAGAGTGGCAGCGGAAGGCAAGGGTCGTGAGCTGATGGATTTTGCTGCTGAAAATGAAGCGACTTCCGTGGGCCGTGTCCAGCGTGGAGCTGAAGGGGTGCGGCTGAGGCACGAGTCCGGTAGCGAGGGAGTCAGGGGCAAAGCCGAGACGGAGGGGGCCGGCGGTGGAGAGGCGGGGAATGGACTGACGGGAATGGAGAAGATAGGGGATAGAGAAGAGGGAAGTGGGCAAAGGGCAGAAGAAATGCGAGTGAATCCAGCGATTGTGAAACAAGAGGTTATGGACTGGTCGGAAATGGAAGAAAGCATGCTAGATGGCCAGCAGATAAAGCAGGAGGTGGAGGATGGGCCTGCGGtgaaggaggagaaaccagaCACGTTGGAGGTGAAGCAGGAGGTGGATAATGGTTTGATGGTAAAAGAGGAGAAGCCagagataaaggaagagaaagtaaAGGTGAAGGAAGAGGTGATGGACTGGCCAGAagtgaaggaagagaggaaagataaCTTAGAGTTAAAACAGGAGGAGATGCTTTTTGGCCAGAACGTAAAAGAGGAAGTGATGGATGAAGTGTGGGTGAAGGAAGAGAAGTATTTCCTGAAGGAAGAAATGTTGGATGATACAAAGGTGAAGGAAGAACCTCAGATAAATCCTCCCGTGGGCTCAAAGCGGAAACTGGCCATGTCAAGGTAAGGCAGGGAGAAGTCCACTGGGGGAATAAAGCTGTGGAGTCCTCAGTTGTCTAGTTTAAAGGAAACCACTCTTCCAGCAGGTGTAGAAAATTAAGCACAAGTTTGGGGTCCCTGGAGCCTGAGCGGTGGGAATGGGGGAGTGGGTAATTGGGAATGGAGAGTTTTGTCAAGGTAACAACAAATTCAGTGAACATATGTGAGGTTGGTAGTACCCAGTGGACAAGTCAGGAGATGAAAATTCTGGGGACCAGAAAACCCTTGCACCGGATTCTGGCTTGGCTTAATATGCTCTTGACCCAGTATTTGAGAGAGGATAGAGATGAGGAAAAGTCTACTAAAACCAACAATGACAAAGCAGATTAACTTGAAATTAGAGAAAAATGCACTCGAACTCATCTGATTGTTTAATTTTCTATGGGTGCTTGAATAttcattatttctatttaatttttcagtAGTGTGTGATCATGTAACAGCATAGAAAATAAAAGTGTTCCAATTCTTGGAACTTCTATCTAGATCAATAAGCAAAATAGAAGTTGTTACTATCCCAAGATCCTAGAAGAGTAGTTGAAGACAGTGGGTAATAATAGCATTCCTAGATTATTCTGATATAGTTGATGCAACTGCTACTCCCTAAATTTGACTGGGTCATATATTATCTtactggtgtgtgtgtctgtaggaGGTCTAAACATAGCTTATTTGTTgaacttctgggtatatacatGCACTCACACAGTCATTAAGAGATTGCCAGGAATTACAAGTTAAAATGTTACTGAGTAATCTCATTCTTTGATTAtagtagaaaaagaaatcaaagtcaTCAAAGTgagatgacttttaaaaaatctaatactTGTTCTTTTGAATTACCTGTCATGAACAACATTATAAATGTAGTTGTCATTTGGACGCACTTTTTTACAGGAGAATTTTCTAATGATGTTTGACAGCTATCATGTATTTTATCAGAATTACTTGcatatgctttattcactgtgatTATGTCTGTAAGTTGATTATGATGAATAATTGACTCAGATTAAAACTTTATAAGCAAATAAGTAGAATTAATAATTGATTGTCATGTCGGCTTTTGTAGGTGTGAAACTTGTGGTGCAGGAGAAGCCAAGTACAGATGTCCACGTTGTATGCGGTATTCCTGcaggtatatatttaatttcctaCCTTATTACCACTATCTGTGCCGTTTTTACCTCAGAGTGTCAAAgtactttctctttgtctcttcagTTTGTCCTGTGTAAAGAAACACAAAGCAGAACTGAAATGTAATGGAGTTCGAGATAAAACTGCATATATTTCATTACAACAGTTTACTGAAATGGATCTCCTAAGTGGTAAGCTATCTAATGTGTAGTGGATTGATGCTTCCTGGCTATTGGCATATgtcgtttgtttatttttctattttgaaatttttagatTATCGATTTTTGGAAGATGTGGCAAGAACAGCAGACCATATTTCCAGAGATGCTTTATTGAAAAAACCATTAAGCAATAAACACGTAAGTATTTCTTCTCATCTTTtccatttacattttcttttaattagattGATTTTTTCACTCAAATGTATTAAGTGGCTACCATGGTCCGTGTCTATTCCAGTTTCTAGGGAGACAAGCACTGACCAAAACAAAGTCCTTCCCCTCATGGAGCTTGTATTATACGGGGAGAGACAGGAGTtgagtagaaaaacaaatataatttcagATAGAATTAAATGCATGTGGAAAATAAAGAAGGTACCAGAGATTAAATAAAACGAGAATGCTGTTTGTTGGGAGGAGGTTGTAAGGATACTATTTTCGATAGAGTGGTCGGAGAGGCTTTGCGAGATGAATATGAATGATGAGAAAGATGCAGTCATGAACATTTGCACGAAGACTGTACCAGGTAGagacaaaagcaaaagtaaagaCAGGAACAAGATTGGTGTGTTTGAAGAATTAAAACAGGGGTAAGGTGACTGAAGTGTAGTTGAGCAGAATGTTGAACCTTATTTCTAAATTCTAAGTGAAACTGGAAGCCATGAGAGGGTTCCGAGAGTGTGCTTTCTGAAAGATCACTCTTGCTGCTGTCTGGAAAGTGAGCGTTAGCAAGGGTGGAAGATTGGAAGCAGGGAGACGAGTTTAAAGGCAGTTGCTGTGGTTCAGGTGACAGATGATACTATTAGACTTATTAGGAAGTAATTAGATTCTGGGCTTAAAGAAAGAGTTAATAGGACTTGCTGTTTCAATGCACTTTATTTTCACACTCTCTCATCCCTTTTTCATTCATGAGCActattcaaaattaaaacttacatatttgaaatttttgtaaCTTCTATACTTCCAGAAATtctttaatattgttattaaaGCATGTCATGTTTCAGAGACTATTTTAATATTGAGGTTGCAGAATTTTAATACCTTTTAAACACCTCCTTTTATTGGTGTTACTGGTATAGACGTGACATCACAcatatctgaaagaaaaattatcatgcATCAGTTTTTTTCCTCAAGCTTAATCAGGCGTATTAAAATTCtacttaaaagatatttttttttttttttacagagacagagagagagagatagggacagacagacaggaacggagagagatgagaagcatcaatcattagttttttgtttcaacactttagttcattgattgctttcttatatgtgccttgactgcaggccttcagcagactgagtaaccccttgcttgagccagcgaccctgggtccaagttggtgagctttgctcaaaccagatgagcccacgctcaagctggcaaccttggggtctcgaacctgagtcctctgcatcccagtccgacgctctatccactgtgccaccacctggtcaagctctacttaaaagataaattaatttctttttcttgtcaagTATGACATGCACACTAGAAAAGCATAAAAGAAATTCACTCTTTAATGAATAGTTATAAAGTTATCCATGTAACTCTCACTTGGGTCTAAAATTAGAACATTCACCAGCTTCTCAAAAGTTCCCTGCTACCCCTTTGTtcccttcttatttctttttcttttttttaaattttttccaaagttagaagtggggaggcagacagactcctgcatacacctgaccaggatacaccggcatgcccaccaggggacaattctctgtccacctggggcgttgctccattgcagccagagccattgtagcacctgaggcagaggccatggagccatcctcagcgccctggccaactttgctccaatggaaccttggctgcaggaggggaagagagagatagagaggaaggagagggggaaggatggagaagcagataggtgcttctcctgtgtgccctggctgggaatcgaacccgggacttccaatcACCGAGCAGacactctattactgagccaaccatccagggcattttttttactttctaatttttattaatttaaattttgttcccttctcatttctgaatagtttttttgtttaggatttaataccacaatttatccatttttctcttgGTGGGCTTTGGGTCTTCTGTAATCACATACATACAAATAGAAACAATGCTACTGTGAACAATTTGTTTATGAATTGTGGTTTGCATTTGCACATTTTTCTGAGGTTTATCTTCTGGGAGTGGAATTACTTTGTTGTGGGGTGTACATATCTTCAGTTTGACTAAATGTtaccaaaacattttttgaagtGCTTATACTTCGAATAGCTCCCAATAGTATTTAAATGTACCTATTGTCACATCCTGTCCAATACTTGATTTGgtcaaagtttaaaaagttttgtcAATTTGATTACTATAATTTTTACGtattgtgatttttaatttgcagttctctgATTCCTAATGAGACTGagcatctttaaatattttattgacctTTTAGATTTTCTCTTTTGTAGAATGCCAGATCAAGTCGTTTGCACATCTTTTCATTGGTCAGCTTCCTTTTTCTTACTGGTTTGTAGgaattctttgtattttgtaGATGGTTGTGTATATGTTACCTTGAAGTTATAAAGTTATTCTCccataattattttctaaaagcatTTAGTGTTGCATCTCACATTTATGTTTGTAAACTACCtgcaattgatttttgtgtaacATGTGAAGTGGAGGTCCCATTTAATTTTCCATATGGCTAAcccagttttcctaacaccatttattgaaaagtttaTCTTTTCACTGTTGCTTTGCAGGACTGTGTTTTTTGTACATCAAGCATCCACATATGCTTGGGTCAATTTCTGGCCTGtctgttccacttgtttatccacaccaataccacactgtaaagccaatagccatggccaccatcaccgctgcctggcccgtgcaggttcacatttgatttggacagacggtaatgaaacaatctcagagccaagaactggtgggccattagctttcatcctagcttgtacccggtgggcaagaaatgcacacagtaggaaaacacttccctttccgttTAGgactcccaaaaccactgacttattcgagtttcctagaatcaaaggtttctacctcaccagccttattcacctctgttccccatcttcttctctctgcacaaactatgcacaaactggcttctccttcagcactccgccatcttggctgcttctcctctcctccatgtggcctttctctgctctcctcttgcatgggctcctttgccccattttatagtgtagaaatcaaaacctttaatccaatatacaaacaaggaagtctctgatacaaagtcacttatctgaggcaataatgggattcctcatgagattgcaccaccccacatcatgcagcagtcaagggtgtggggaaaagcttagttttgagaagaccttagtatcagaaggaagggaaagatttagtcttaaaactaagccttaggctataatttctttgccagcttacagactgtctcccacactcaaagtgagcaaacatatcatatttacaaacttatttgaccaacccACAGTCTTTCAGTTAttgtagttttgttgttgttttttaactgaaACTTGCTTTCTGATAGACTAAGTcctcccacttttttattttctagagtaTGGCTGTACTCTGTAATTCTATACAAATAGGAAGAATCAGCCTGTTGATTCTACAGTCCTCTTTCCCCCCACCTGGGAATTATGATTGGGgtagcatttattttaaagaataacttGGGTGATTGTTAGACTTCTTTATAGCattgaatttttattctttgactgtgtctctgcatttatttgtatcttctttaatatttctgtaattttctcAGTGAAGGTCTTGCAcattttttgttagatttattcctgGGTGCACTACTTTTTGAGGCTATTTAGATAGcattaaaaaaagttatctttttctgGTATTTAAGAattaagtatttttgttgtttacttTATAATGAGCAGCCATATTAAAATCTGTCCTAGTACCTTATCTTTATACAGTGgcgccttgagatacgagcagaccaacatactttttttttttttaagatacgagctgcgtcTCGGTTCATacttttgttcaagatctgagtgaaattccgagatacgggttatgatttgggaagctgccgctagttggcatgttggcacatgggtccagtatcagcagcacaacaccagcatctcgttctttcttgtgttacccgcagaatcaagtcgaatctcgtgcactgtactcattcttgcatcatttttgcattttttactaccTTTTTTGTGTGCtgtcatggggccaaagaaagtgagtgtaaaggacagtggtgagaagaagagaatgatgtcaatagaagtaaagcaagaaatagtagaaaaacatgagcatggtgtacgagtgatttaACTGGCAACgctgtatgactgcaatacatctacaatttgtaccatcctaaacaaaaggatgccatcagaAGTgcaaatccaggccctggccggttggctcagtggtagagcgtcagcctggcgtgcggaagtcctgggttcgattcccggccaggacacacaggagaagcgcccatctgcttctccacccctcctcctctccttcctctctgtctctctcttcccctcccacagctgaggctccattggagcaaaagatggcccgggcgctggggatggctccttggcctctgccccaggcgctagagtggctctggtcgcgacagagcgacacaccggatgggcagagcatcgccccctggtgggcatgctgggtggatcctggtcgggcgcatgcgggagtctgtctgactgcctccctgtttccagcttcagaaaaatacaaaaaaaaaaagtgcaaatccagcgaaaggaactacaattctgtcccaattaaggacaaatatccataaagaaatgagaaacttctgctggtgtgggtgaaagagaaagagctggcaggagatacagtgatggagactgtaatattcgaaaaggcacatattatttacggcgacttgaagaagaaagaaccatcaacctcaaaagaggcagtagaagatatgtttaaggcaagtcacagctggtttgaaaatttaagagatctggcatccactcggtggtgaggcatggtgaagctgcaagtgctgacgttaaggcagcttaGGAGTACAtggcacgttttgctgcgcttaccgcaaaggaaggctacatcccccaacaagtgttcaactgtgatgaaacaggattgttttgttggaaaaaaatgccccagaggactttcatcacccaGAAGAGAAGaaactgccaggccataaacccatgaaggacggtctgacccttgcattgtgtgcaaatgctagcggtgactctaaagtaaagccattgctagtgtatcattctgaaaatccttgagtCTTTAAggctcacaagattcttaaagaaaaactgcaggttatgtggcgcaccaGTGCTAGGGCATAGGTtacacggcagttttttattgaatgggtaaatctcttCTTTGGTcctacagtgaagaaatatcttcaagaaaataaactcctgatgaaagcattactcaTCCTTGCAAATGCTCCAGcctacccacctggtcttgaagatgacattctcaatgagttcaaattcg
The Saccopteryx bilineata isolate mSacBil1 chromosome 3, mSacBil1_pri_phased_curated, whole genome shotgun sequence DNA segment above includes these coding regions:
- the ZNHIT6 gene encoding box C/D snoRNA protein 1 — translated: MDFAAENEATSVGRVQRGAEGVRLRHESGSEGVRGKAETEGAGGGEAGNGLTGMEKIGDREEGSGQRAEEMRVNPAIVKQEVMDWSEMEESMLDGQQIKQEVEDGPAVKEEKPDTLEVKQEVDNGLMVKEEKPEIKEEKVKVKEEVMDWPEVKEERKDNLELKQEEMLFGQNVKEEVMDEVWVKEEKYFLKEEMLDDTKVKEEPQINPPVGSKRKLAMSRCETCGAGEAKYRCPRCMRYSCSLSCVKKHKAELKCNGVRDKTAYISLQQFTEMDLLSDYRFLEDVARTADHISRDALLKKPLSNKHMYFMKNRARRQGINLRLLPNGFSKRRENSTFFDKKKQQFCWHVKLQFPQSQAVYIEKRVPDDKTIHEILSPYIDPEKSDPVIRQRLKAYIRCQTGVQILMKVENMQQNLVRYYELDPHKSLLDNLRNKVITEYPTLHVVLKESNKGMNVLHLVKSESTKNIGNEN